AGAGATTACCTCTTCGAGAAAGTCTATGAGGCGCAAATGGAATACTTTACCGAAAATAGCGCCTTCTCTAAGGATCCCGTAGCCATCGGCATTGATAAAGATCGACTTCAATATTATCTGCTCATTATATACCAGTACGAGTTCATCTCGGCCGACGAGGCAGGATTCCTCTTTAGGATATGGGGTAATATTGACAGAGATCCCAATCTTGACATCTGGGAGCAGACCGAACAATCGCCTGTACCCTATTGTATCTTCGATGATGAGGTTGACAAAGGTGTCCAGATCGACCCTCATGACCCGAAGCGATATTCACCGAAGGTCAGGTAATCAAAATATATACGGACTCGGGGAAAACGTTCTTCCCGAAGTCTATGAGACCAAGAGTTTCTTGCTGTAACTTTCTTAGGGAATCAAGAAATGAAGAAGATTAAAATTTTGTTTTTTACCATGGTTCTGTTCGTAATTTTTACATCAAGCCCCTTATTTTCCTACGAGGCGCTTCTTACCCAGCTTACCCTTTCGAATGAAGCGAAAGAACTTCTCGAAAAGAACGGTTTTGTCGTGACCAAAAGCGGCGAAAAGGAAATCTACGAAATCTACAATAGTACTAACGACCAAAGCCAGCCGGCATTTGTCACGACGGACGCCGTTTTGCACACGGGTCACGTCTTTTTCGATTATCTCCTGAGAATTTTAGAGATAGAAGTGCTGTCCGATACGGCAAAGGCCCTTACCGACAAAATGCTTGCGCTTTCGATAGCTCAGTATAAGGCGGCAAAAGACCCAATGGTGAAAGAGGCGGCGCTTTTGAACATCGGTTATTTTTCCGTTCCGAAAAAGATCTGGGATCCGGACTATACGGTGGAATACGGCCTCGACGAAATTGTGAATAAGGAAATCGAAAATATCAAGGCTCACAAAGGATTCGCATTTCGAGAGCTTCTCAGGTACGTCGAAAACCCCGACTTTTATAATACACCATATGCATACGAGGATTATTCCCAGTACATTCCGAGGGGCCACTATACTAGGAATGAGACGTTTGAAGAATACTTCAATGTAATGATGTGGTATGGCAGGATAGACTTTAAGTTAAAGGGGGGCAGTTTGGAGGGTGAAAACCACGGCCAAATGATGACGCTCCAGGCGCTGCTCATGGTTGATGCTCTCTCGGGAGATAAGGAGACCCTCTCGTTGTGGCGGAAAATCTATGAGCCGACGGCCTATTTTGTCGGCACTGCCGATGATCTTACCGTGGATGATTACAGGGCGCTTTCCAGTGAAATTTTCCCTTCGGGCGGGTCGATCGATAGATACGGAAAACCTGAAGCTCTCTCCAAATTCATCGAGGAGGCGAAAAAACTTCGCCCGCCCAAAATACTGTCCGGGGCGGCATTCGTAGAAAACGGCAAGTTCGAGGATACAAACAAGGGCTTTCGATTTATGGGACAGCGGTTCATCCCAGATTCATATATTTTTCAACAGCTCGTCTTCGGCGTAAAGAGTCTTGAATTCACTGGCTCAGGGAAACCTTTTACTTGGGGAATTGTCGACAGTGTTGGGCCAACCAGGACATTCCCCAGGGGGTTGGACGTAATGTCCGTGTTTGGATCCGAAAGGGCCTCTGAAATCCTTGACCGTGAGGGAGATACTGAGTATAAAGGCTATTTTGAACAGGTTGATATCCTGCGGTTGGAATTCTCAACCAAGACCGAGGCGGAGTGGAAACAAAACCTCTACTGGCGGTGGCTGTATTCATTATTGCCTCTCTTGCAGCAACCAAAGGGAAGCGGTGTCCCAAAATTCATGTTATCGAGCGCATGGATGGATAAATCCCTTGCCACGGCTCTTGGTTCCTGGACGGAGCTTCGCCACGATACGATCCTGTACGCCAAGCAGAGCTATACAATGATGGGAAAGTCAATTCTTATTAAAAAGAAAACCTATGGGTATGTTGAACCATATCCGGAGGTCTATGGACGTCTCGGGGAGATGATGGGTGACCTCAGAAATAGTCTCACGACACTTGGTATCGCACCGGAGGGCGTTCCTGAGAAGATCGCTGAATTTGAGAAGTTGCTTACCCGACTTAAAGTAATATCCGAAAAGGAGCTGGAGAACGAGAAACTCACCGAAGAAGAGTATGATGCTATATCAAATATAGGAAATACGCTCGAATCCCTGGCAGATTTCCCCAAAGAGTTGATGAATAAGATAACTTCCGAAACGGACACAAAGATGGACGTAATTGCCGATGTTCATACAGATTCTAATACCGGACAGGTCCTCGAGGAGGGGGTGGGTGCTCCGTGCAATATCTACGTCCTCATTGATGACAGCATGGGTAAAAGAGTTTGCCGCGGTGGCGTGTTTTCTTACTATGAATTCAAACAACCTATGAGTGATCGACTGACGGATGAAAAATGGCAAGAAATGGGAGAGAATAATAAGAGGCCTACTTTGCCGGAATGGACGAAAAGTTTTATCGTGGAGTAACGTAGAGCATATAGAGTTGTTGATTAAAATTTGAATGAGAGAAATTGATATGATAATAAGTATTTACGAATTGTTGATACTCATTTTTCTTATTTCCATCTTATTTGGGATTTGTCTGATATTCTTTATTATCAGACGGAATATGAAAAACAAGAAGTAATTCCCCGTTTACAGGAAATCAATGCAGGAAATGTGGTCTTGTGTAAACATTATAACCACAAAACTTATGCCGTAAATATCGAGAATGATGATCGGCAGTGATCTCAATGGATTTAAGTATAAATACTGCTAATGGGGGGTACG
This genomic interval from Candidatus Zymogenus saltonus contains the following:
- a CDS encoding DUF3160 domain-containing protein codes for the protein MKKIKILFFTMVLFVIFTSSPLFSYEALLTQLTLSNEAKELLEKNGFVVTKSGEKEIYEIYNSTNDQSQPAFVTTDAVLHTGHVFFDYLLRILEIEVLSDTAKALTDKMLALSIAQYKAAKDPMVKEAALLNIGYFSVPKKIWDPDYTVEYGLDEIVNKEIENIKAHKGFAFRELLRYVENPDFYNTPYAYEDYSQYIPRGHYTRNETFEEYFNVMMWYGRIDFKLKGGSLEGENHGQMMTLQALLMVDALSGDKETLSLWRKIYEPTAYFVGTADDLTVDDYRALSSEIFPSGGSIDRYGKPEALSKFIEEAKKLRPPKILSGAAFVENGKFEDTNKGFRFMGQRFIPDSYIFQQLVFGVKSLEFTGSGKPFTWGIVDSVGPTRTFPRGLDVMSVFGSERASEILDREGDTEYKGYFEQVDILRLEFSTKTEAEWKQNLYWRWLYSLLPLLQQPKGSGVPKFMLSSAWMDKSLATALGSWTELRHDTILYAKQSYTMMGKSILIKKKTYGYVEPYPEVYGRLGEMMGDLRNSLTTLGIAPEGVPEKIAEFEKLLTRLKVISEKELENEKLTEEEYDAISNIGNTLESLADFPKELMNKITSETDTKMDVIADVHTDSNTGQVLEEGVGAPCNIYVLIDDSMGKRVCRGGVFSYYEFKQPMSDRLTDEKWQEMGENNKRPTLPEWTKSFIVE